A window of the Candidatus Nitrosotalea okcheonensis genome harbors these coding sequences:
- a CDS encoding spherulation-specific family 4 protein: protein MTVIFLTAALSSPTINVDDTKTGILIPLYRHPDSTWDDLIQVKHAHPSVTIIAIVNPDNGPGFWDPTYVLGIKKLQSAGIPSLGYVYTSYGSRNSSEITADIGVYKNWYGVNGIFFDEMAHVPGKEGYYLHLNNYAKSLGLNFTVGNPGKDISPSYLGTVDNIVIYENSGLPSIELLTGWHTKYSKSNFSILSYGVDNLDEKFVQSASKHVGLIYITDKTLPNPWYSLTSYLDKLASLVASSSDSKKDLVSPMPAQNKQ, encoded by the coding sequence TTGACCGTAATATTCTTAACTGCGGCTCTGTCATCGCCTACAATTAATGTGGATGATACAAAAACTGGAATACTGATTCCGCTTTACAGACATCCTGATTCTACATGGGATGATCTGATACAGGTAAAGCATGCACATCCATCAGTGACAATTATTGCCATTGTCAATCCTGACAACGGCCCTGGATTTTGGGATCCAACATATGTTCTAGGAATAAAAAAACTCCAATCTGCTGGAATTCCGTCACTTGGATATGTTTACACAAGTTATGGATCTAGAAATTCATCTGAAATCACTGCTGATATTGGTGTCTACAAAAACTGGTATGGCGTCAACGGCATATTTTTTGACGAGATGGCTCATGTGCCTGGAAAAGAGGGCTATTATCTACACTTGAACAATTATGCAAAATCACTTGGCCTTAACTTTACTGTGGGAAATCCTGGCAAGGACATATCGCCCTCATACCTTGGTACCGTAGATAATATTGTAATATACGAAAATTCCGGGCTTCCTTCAATTGAACTACTGACAGGATGGCATACAAAGTATTCAAAATCTAATTTCTCGATATTATCATATGGAGTTGATAATCTGGATGAAAAATTTGTCCAATCTGCATCAAAACATGTGGGATTGATCTACATCACAGATAAGACGCTTCCAAACCCTTGGTATTCATTAACTTCCTATCTTGATAAACTAGCATCGTTGGTAGCATCCTCATCTGACAGTAAAAAAGATCTGGTCTCTCCTATGCCTGCTCAGAACAAACAGTGA
- a CDS encoding UDP-3-O-(3-hydroxymyristoyl)glucosamine N-acyltransferase: MTQKMHDVEFDIKSILSSLNIFYEMEGDDERRIKNISSITSAKPDDLSFCSYEGSKAIDLISESKAGVILCKKSLCGLVHPRQGTQLIFLDKPRYVFVNLANKIFAKQKKMTGISPSAIISKTVVIGDRCYIGEYTVIGDNCKIGNDVTIYDKVTLVKDCTVGDRCIIHSGVVLGDDGFAFERDERELHRFPHFGQVLIGNDVEICANSHIAKGSLCDTVICDGTKIDSLVHISHNVHVGKNCEITAGAVIGGSAKIGNSSWIGLNATLKDQIKIGDNVIVASGASVIHDVPNGDIVAGVPAKSIKNKINENSDKLFLMAGQSSDKKE; this comes from the coding sequence GTGACACAAAAAATGCATGATGTAGAATTTGATATAAAATCAATTTTGTCCAGCCTAAATATTTTCTACGAAATGGAGGGAGATGATGAAAGAAGAATAAAAAACATATCTTCCATTACAAGTGCAAAACCAGATGATCTTTCTTTTTGCTCGTATGAAGGTAGCAAAGCAATTGATCTTATTTCTGAATCAAAAGCTGGAGTTATTTTATGCAAAAAAAGCTTATGCGGTTTAGTGCATCCAAGACAAGGAACACAGCTCATCTTTCTTGATAAACCAAGATATGTTTTTGTAAACCTAGCCAATAAAATATTTGCAAAACAAAAGAAAATGACTGGAATATCACCTAGTGCAATAATATCCAAAACCGTTGTCATAGGAGACAGATGTTACATTGGTGAGTATACCGTAATTGGAGATAATTGTAAAATAGGAAACGATGTCACAATTTATGACAAGGTAACGCTCGTAAAAGATTGTACCGTGGGCGATAGATGCATAATTCATTCTGGAGTAGTATTAGGTGACGATGGTTTTGCATTTGAGAGAGATGAGAGAGAGCTTCACAGGTTCCCGCATTTTGGTCAAGTGTTAATTGGGAATGATGTTGAGATATGCGCCAACAGCCATATTGCTAAAGGATCTCTTTGTGACACAGTAATATGTGATGGAACAAAAATTGATTCCCTAGTACATATCTCTCACAATGTTCATGTTGGAAAAAACTGTGAAATCACTGCAGGTGCAGTCATTGGAGGAAGTGCCAAAATAGGCAATTCTAGTTGGATAGGACTCAATGCTACTTTAAAAGATCAGATCAAAATTGGAGATAATGTTATTGTAGCTTCGGGTGCTTCTGTCATACATGATGTACCAAATGGTGATATAGTTGCAGGAGTTCCAGCAAAATCAATAAAAAATAAAATAAATGAAAATTCTGACAAGTTGTTTCTCATGGCAGGACAAAGCTCTGACAAGAAAGAATGA
- a CDS encoding fibronectin type III domain-containing protein, which translates to MSKNYGKKIDNKTKIITALFFGFLLLSSSSAFTSGASAQLGSLTNSLTSTSGLTSIVPSIPTPVPIPVIPNNPVIPVLPSPTGLTASAVSSSQISLNWNASSISGSLVAGYMIERSQNNGITWSTIQSNTGTSSTIYLDSGLSPSTTYTYRVSAVYDGGLTSSPSNTASATTQSNTSTLTVSTQLITGDTLTGMYTELRNSTGQIAASSFSPATFVLKNGAQYTVGMGNFVTYIFDHWADTGSTTNPRPVSISSDTQLTAIYRDIGLVLSPSRGPAGTTVSVTGANNAYSPSTAVTLRWDGTALATITSNSTGGFSATFQVPSTATAGSHKVQATDGTHTHAALFIVGPNGPTTPQPPTSLTATTISSSQINLSWTAPSDNGGSAITGYKIERSQDNRTTWSIISSNTASTSTTYSDTGLSPSTAYAYRVSAINSVGTSVPSNIASATTQNAATLLSPTGLTASAVSSSQISLNWNAPSNSGSLVTGYMIERSSDGGITWSTKSNTGTSSTIYLDSGLSPSTTYTYRVSAMYGAEASPPSNTASATTQSSTYKLTVSTQLSTGDTLTGMYTELRNSTGQIAAS; encoded by the coding sequence GTGAGCAAAAATTATGGAAAAAAAATTGATAACAAAACAAAGATAATAACTGCACTGTTCTTTGGATTTCTTTTATTATCATCATCTAGCGCATTTACATCGGGTGCATCTGCTCAGCTAGGTTCACTTACAAACTCTCTTACATCCACTTCTGGACTTACAAGCATAGTACCATCTATTCCTACCCCAGTTCCAATTCCTGTAATTCCAAATAATCCGGTAATTCCTGTGTTACCATCTCCTACTGGTCTGACAGCTAGTGCAGTATCATCGTCACAAATAAGCTTGAATTGGAATGCGTCAAGTATCAGTGGCAGCTTGGTAGCGGGATACATGATTGAAAGATCACAAAATAATGGAATTACTTGGTCTACTATACAATCCAACACTGGCACTAGTTCTACAATATACTTGGATTCTGGACTGTCTCCTAGTACAACCTATACTTATCGTGTTTCAGCTGTGTACGATGGTGGGCTGACTTCTTCTCCATCAAACACTGCATCGGCTACTACACAATCTAATACATCAACATTGACAGTGTCAACACAGTTAATCACCGGAGATACTCTTACAGGAATGTATACTGAATTACGTAATTCAACTGGACAGATAGCAGCATCCAGTTTCTCCCCTGCTACATTTGTCCTGAAAAATGGTGCACAGTATACAGTTGGAATGGGCAACTTTGTAACATACATATTTGATCACTGGGCAGATACGGGCTCTACAACTAACCCCCGACCAGTATCGATATCAAGTGACACACAACTAACTGCTATTTACCGGGATATTGGGCTGGTACTTTCTCCATCCAGAGGACCTGCAGGTACAACGGTATCAGTAACGGGTGCAAATAATGCCTACTCACCAAGTACTGCAGTCACACTAAGATGGGATGGCACAGCACTTGCAACAATAACATCAAACTCCACTGGAGGATTCTCGGCAACATTCCAAGTGCCTAGCACTGCAACAGCTGGTTCACACAAGGTACAGGCAACAGACGGAACCCACACACACGCTGCACTATTTATAGTAGGTCCTAACGGTCCTACAACTCCACAACCGCCAACCAGTCTTACTGCTACTACCATCTCCTCCTCACAAATTAATCTGTCCTGGACTGCACCATCAGACAATGGTGGCTCTGCAATTACTGGTTACAAGATTGAAAGATCACAAGACAACAGAACTACTTGGTCAATAATATCTTCCAACACTGCCTCTACATCAACAACATATTCTGATACCGGACTGTCCCCCAGTACTGCATATGCTTACCGTGTATCTGCAATCAATTCTGTCGGTACCAGTGTACCATCAAACATTGCATCTGCCACTACGCAAAATGCAGCTACATTATTGTCTCCAACTGGCCTCACTGCTAGTGCAGTATCATCATCACAAATAAGCTTGAATTGGAATGCGCCAAGTAACAGTGGCAGCTTGGTAACAGGATACATGATTGAAAGATCATCTGATGGAGGTATCACTTGGTCTACTAAATCCAACACTGGCACTAGTTCTACAATATACTTGGATTCTGGACTGTCTCCTAGTACAACCTATACTTATCGTGTCTCTGCTATGTATGGAGCCGAAGCCAGTCCTCCATCAAACACTGCATCGGCTACTACACAATCTTCTACATACAAACTAACGGTATCTACACAACTATCAACAGGTGATACTCTTACAGGAATGTATACTGAATTACGTAATTCAACTGGACAGATAGCAGCATCC